The Streptomyces camelliae genome window below encodes:
- a CDS encoding Nif3-like dinuclear metal center hexameric protein gives MPRLSEVIAALETLWPAERAESWDAVGTVVGDPGQEVTRVLFAVDPVQEIVDEALKLGADLLVTHHPLYLRGTTTVAASHFKGRVVHTLIKNDIALHVAHTNADTADPGVSDALAGALDLRVVRPLVPDPTDPAGRRGLGRICELDHPLTVRELAARAAERLPATAQGIRVAGDPEALVRTVAVSGGSGDSLFDQVRAAGVDAFLTADLRHHPASEAVAQSPLALLDAAHWATEWPWCELAASQLDEISDRHGWDLRVHVSTTVTDPWTAHAASTTPSN, from the coding sequence GTGCCCCGTCTGTCTGAAGTCATCGCCGCGCTGGAGACCCTGTGGCCCGCCGAGCGGGCCGAGTCCTGGGACGCGGTCGGCACGGTCGTGGGCGACCCCGGCCAGGAGGTCACCCGGGTCCTGTTCGCCGTCGACCCCGTCCAGGAGATCGTCGACGAGGCGCTGAAGCTCGGCGCCGACCTGCTGGTCACCCACCACCCGCTCTATCTGCGGGGTACGACGACGGTGGCGGCGAGCCACTTCAAGGGCCGCGTCGTGCACACGCTGATCAAGAACGACATCGCGTTGCACGTGGCCCACACGAATGCCGACACCGCGGACCCGGGTGTCTCGGACGCCCTCGCCGGCGCGCTGGACCTGCGGGTCGTACGCCCCCTCGTCCCGGACCCGACCGACCCGGCCGGCCGCCGGGGCCTGGGCCGGATCTGCGAGCTGGACCACCCCCTGACCGTCCGCGAGCTGGCCGCCCGCGCCGCCGAGCGGCTGCCCGCCACCGCGCAGGGCATCCGGGTGGCCGGCGACCCCGAGGCCCTCGTCCGCACGGTCGCCGTCAGCGGCGGCTCCGGCGACAGCCTCTTCGACCAGGTCCGCGCGGCCGGCGTCGACGCCTTCCTCACGGCCGACCTGCGCCACCACCCGGCGAGCGAGGCCGTCGCCCAGAGCCCCCTCGCGCTGCTCGACGCGGCGCACTGGGCCACCGAGTGGCCCTGGTGCGAGCTGGCCGCGAGCCAGCTCGACGAGATCTCCGACCGCCACGGCTGGGACCTGCGCGTCCACGTCTCCACGACGGTCACCGACCCCTGGACCGCCCACGCGGCGTCCACCACCCCGAGCAACTAA
- a CDS encoding sensor histidine kinase, translated as MTVWSRVRCQARAWQTARIEWKAEHERFKAAQRAAREKGGAPDVDHPGPPPTGFALLPWLLMGMGSFSNLLQGKTPNPLIGGLGLFLFNSLYIYITFRSFDRDKREAVSTRVALLLMGLLTTGLALGYGGNWLMFFPLLGLATGATLRGPWLGRTGLLLAAYAAAISGLRGGWNDAANIGYATFLSSMVTAAILGLSEAVRELRAAREELARRAVEKERLRFSRDLHDLLGHTLSVIVVKSEAARRLAPRNMDAALGQIADIESVGRQALTEIREAVTGYREGSLATELTRARSALSAASVEPVIRQSGTPLAPQTEALLGWVVREAVTNVVRHSDASRCEITVESGTEQARLTVTDNGTGEPVSRPREGIGGTGLKGLTERLAAAGGSLTAGPSPRGGFTVSAELPVESAEFADTVVTAAATAPRAS; from the coding sequence ATGACGGTGTGGAGCAGAGTGCGGTGCCAGGCACGGGCCTGGCAGACGGCGCGGATCGAGTGGAAGGCGGAGCACGAGCGGTTCAAGGCCGCGCAGCGGGCCGCCCGGGAGAAGGGCGGGGCCCCGGACGTCGACCACCCGGGCCCGCCGCCCACCGGCTTCGCGCTGCTGCCCTGGCTGCTGATGGGGATGGGCTCCTTCTCCAATCTCCTCCAGGGCAAGACCCCGAACCCCCTGATCGGCGGCCTGGGTCTGTTCCTCTTCAACTCCCTGTACATCTACATCACGTTCCGCTCCTTCGACCGGGACAAGCGCGAGGCCGTCTCCACACGGGTCGCCCTGCTGCTGATGGGCCTGCTGACCACAGGCCTGGCCCTCGGGTACGGCGGCAACTGGCTGATGTTCTTCCCGCTGCTGGGCCTGGCCACGGGTGCCACCCTGCGCGGCCCCTGGCTGGGCCGTACGGGCCTGCTGCTCGCCGCGTACGCGGCCGCGATCTCCGGCCTGCGCGGTGGCTGGAACGATGCGGCGAACATCGGCTACGCCACCTTCCTGTCCAGCATGGTGACCGCCGCGATCCTCGGTCTGTCCGAGGCGGTGCGGGAACTGCGGGCCGCGCGCGAGGAACTGGCCCGGCGGGCGGTGGAGAAGGAGCGGCTGCGGTTCTCGCGGGATCTGCACGATCTGCTGGGGCACACGCTGTCGGTGATCGTGGTGAAGTCGGAGGCGGCCCGGCGGCTTGCCCCGCGGAACATGGACGCGGCGCTGGGGCAGATCGCGGACATCGAGTCGGTGGGCCGGCAGGCGCTCACCGAGATCCGCGAGGCGGTGACCGGCTACCGCGAGGGGAGCCTCGCCACCGAGCTGACCCGGGCCCGCTCGGCGCTGTCCGCGGCGAGCGTGGAGCCGGTGATCCGGCAGTCCGGCACGCCGCTGGCCCCGCAGACCGAGGCGCTGCTCGGCTGGGTGGTGCGCGAGGCGGTCACCAACGTGGTCCGGCACAGTGACGCGAGCCGCTGCGAGATCACCGTCGAGAGCGGTACCGAACAGGCCCGGCTCACCGTCACCGACAACGGCACCGGTGAGCCGGTCAGCCGGCCCCGGGAGGGCATCGGCGGCACGGGCCTGAAGGGGCTGACCGAGCGCCTCGCGGCGGCGGGCGGCTCGCTGACGGCCGGCCCGTCGCCGCGCGGCGGCTTCACGGTCTCCGCCGAACTCCCGGTGGAGTCGGCGGAGTTCGCGGACACGGTGGTGACGGCTGCGGCTACGGCGCCCAGGGCGAGCTGA
- a CDS encoding ABC transporter ATP-binding protein, with protein sequence MTQRGQQRGQRGQRGSAVSFTGAVRTYGAVRAVDGVDLDIAPGETVALLGRNGAGKSTTIGLLLGLYEPDAGAVELFGAPPERSVRAGRVGAMLQDARPVPRVTVGELVTFVASRYPAPMPVARALELAGIAGLAGRRVDRLSGGQVQRVRFALALAGDPALLVLDEPTAALDVEARHAFWDSMRAYARRGHTVLFSTHYLEEADAHADRIVILDRGRIVADGTGEDLRRAAGGNLVGIDLAGRDPDSLALLPGVRSVDVQDGRALLRTDDSDATVIALAELGAIRGLEVTPASLDDSFLALTAAGPETLTESHDLEPR encoded by the coding sequence ATGACACAACGGGGACAACAACGGGGACAACGGGGACAACGGGGAAGCGCCGTCTCCTTCACGGGGGCGGTCAGGACGTACGGCGCGGTGCGCGCGGTGGACGGGGTGGACCTGGACATCGCGCCCGGCGAGACCGTGGCCCTGCTCGGCCGCAACGGCGCCGGAAAGTCCACCACGATCGGGCTGCTGCTCGGGCTGTACGAGCCCGACGCGGGCGCCGTGGAGCTGTTCGGGGCGCCGCCGGAGCGGTCGGTGCGGGCGGGACGGGTGGGCGCGATGCTCCAGGACGCGCGGCCGGTGCCCCGAGTCACGGTGGGCGAGCTGGTGACCTTCGTCGCCTCCCGCTACCCGGCGCCGATGCCGGTGGCGCGGGCGCTGGAGCTGGCCGGGATCGCGGGCCTGGCCGGGCGCAGGGTGGACCGGCTGTCCGGAGGGCAGGTTCAGCGGGTGCGGTTCGCGCTCGCGCTGGCCGGGGATCCGGCGCTGCTGGTGCTGGACGAGCCGACGGCGGCGCTGGACGTGGAGGCCCGGCACGCCTTCTGGGACTCCATGCGCGCCTACGCCCGACGCGGCCACACCGTGCTGTTCTCCACGCACTACCTGGAGGAGGCCGACGCCCACGCCGACCGCATCGTGATCCTCGACCGGGGCCGGATCGTCGCCGACGGCACGGGCGAGGACCTGCGCCGCGCGGCGGGCGGCAACCTGGTCGGCATCGACCTGGCGGGACGGGACCCGGATTCCCTCGCCCTGCTGCCCGGGGTCCGCTCGGTGGACGTACAGGACGGCAGGGCCCTCCTGCGCACGGACGACTCGGACGCGACGGTGATCGCGCTGGCGGAGCTGGGGGCGATCAGGGGGCTGGAGGTGACTCCGGCTTCGCTGGACGACTCGTTCCTGGCACTGACGGCGGCCGGCCCCGAAACCCTCACCGAATCCCACGACTTGGAGCCCCGCTGA
- a CDS encoding Zn-dependent alcohol dehydrogenase → MRAAVLHEIGQEKLDVHDDVEAVGFGPGKVRVRVRATGLCHSDLSAMSGVLPQPAPFVPGHEGAGEILEVGDGVRGLKPGDRVVICWLPACGACPACKRGQTQLCLAGFMNAGTPNFRRTAGDVFGFAGTGTFAEEVVVDAGCAVPIPEDVPFDIAALIGCGVTTGLGAALNTADVQAGSSVAVIGCGGVGISAVQGARLKGAAEIVAVDPVASRRDAALRFGATKAVSPDELADAKQQVTGGEGFDYVFEVVGKSATARTAYEHTRRGGTLVVVGAGALDDFLQLNMFELFFDEKRILPSMYGGGDVLRSYERAIALWRAGRIDLAGLITHRVPLAEINEALDQMRTGTALRTCIEI, encoded by the coding sequence ATGCGCGCAGCCGTACTGCACGAGATCGGCCAGGAAAAGCTCGACGTCCACGATGATGTCGAGGCCGTGGGCTTCGGGCCCGGCAAGGTCAGGGTCCGGGTGCGCGCCACCGGGCTGTGCCACTCCGACCTGTCCGCGATGAGCGGGGTGCTGCCGCAGCCCGCGCCGTTCGTGCCCGGCCATGAGGGCGCGGGCGAGATCCTCGAAGTCGGGGACGGGGTACGGGGCTTGAAGCCCGGGGACCGGGTGGTGATCTGCTGGCTGCCCGCCTGCGGCGCCTGTCCGGCCTGCAAGCGCGGCCAGACCCAGCTGTGCCTGGCCGGGTTCATGAACGCCGGCACCCCCAACTTCAGGCGGACGGCCGGTGATGTCTTCGGCTTCGCGGGCACCGGCACCTTCGCCGAGGAGGTCGTGGTCGACGCCGGCTGTGCCGTGCCCATCCCCGAGGACGTGCCCTTCGACATCGCCGCCTTGATCGGCTGCGGGGTCACGACGGGACTCGGTGCCGCGCTCAACACCGCAGATGTGCAGGCCGGTTCGTCCGTGGCCGTCATCGGGTGCGGTGGCGTCGGCATCTCGGCGGTGCAGGGTGCGCGGCTGAAGGGCGCCGCCGAGATCGTCGCCGTGGACCCGGTCGCCTCCCGCCGCGACGCCGCCCTCAGGTTCGGTGCCACGAAGGCCGTCTCACCCGATGAACTGGCCGACGCCAAGCAGCAGGTCACCGGCGGCGAGGGCTTCGACTACGTCTTCGAGGTCGTCGGGAAGTCCGCCACCGCCCGCACGGCCTACGAGCACACCCGGCGCGGCGGCACCCTCGTCGTGGTCGGCGCCGGCGCCCTGGACGACTTCCTCCAGCTCAACATGTTCGAGCTGTTCTTCGACGAGAAACGCATCCTGCCGTCCATGTACGGCGGCGGGGACGTGCTGCGCTCCTACGAACGCGCGATCGCCCTGTGGCGGGCGGGCCGGATCGACCTCGCGGGCCTGATCACCCACCGGGTGCCGCTGGCGGAGATCAACGAGGCACTGGACCAGATGCGTACCGGGACCGCCCTGCGTACGTGCATCGAGATCTGA
- a CDS encoding 3-oxoacyl-ACP reductase, protein MSLPLEGMAAVVTGAGRGLGRAEALELARLGAAVVVNDYGQPGRDGSGAASAGPAEDVVAEIRARGGRALAHTGDVADFEQAGELVESAIAEYGKLDILVNNAGILRDRMVFSMTEDEWDSVIRVHLKGHFNTTHFAAAHWRERSKAAGGERVYGRIVNTSSEAFLAGSAGQPNYAAAKGGIVGLTTSTALALAKYGVTANAICPRARTRMTADVFAGFQEPDEERLDPLAPEHVAPLVGYLAAPAAARVNGQLLVVHGGMVAIVERPRVRAKFDSKQETFTYDELDALLTPHYADRPPGETFAAAEVLGLKRS, encoded by the coding sequence ATGTCACTGCCACTGGAGGGGATGGCGGCCGTCGTCACCGGCGCGGGGCGCGGGCTCGGCCGGGCCGAGGCCCTCGAACTCGCCCGGCTCGGCGCGGCCGTCGTCGTCAACGACTACGGACAACCCGGCCGGGACGGCTCCGGCGCGGCCTCGGCCGGGCCCGCCGAGGACGTCGTCGCCGAGATACGGGCCCGGGGCGGCCGGGCGCTCGCCCACACCGGGGACGTCGCCGACTTCGAACAGGCCGGGGAACTCGTCGAGTCCGCCATCGCCGAGTACGGCAAGCTCGACATCCTCGTCAACAACGCGGGCATCCTGCGCGACCGCATGGTCTTCTCCATGACCGAGGACGAGTGGGACTCGGTGATCCGGGTGCACCTCAAGGGCCACTTCAACACCACCCACTTCGCCGCCGCGCACTGGCGGGAGCGGTCCAAGGCGGCCGGCGGGGAGAGGGTCTACGGGCGGATCGTGAACACCTCCTCGGAGGCGTTCCTGGCCGGTTCCGCCGGACAGCCCAACTACGCCGCCGCGAAGGGCGGCATCGTCGGCCTGACCACCTCCACCGCCCTCGCCCTGGCCAAGTACGGCGTCACGGCCAACGCGATCTGCCCGCGCGCCCGCACCCGGATGACCGCGGACGTCTTCGCCGGCTTCCAGGAACCGGACGAGGAGCGGCTGGACCCGCTGGCCCCCGAGCACGTCGCCCCGCTCGTCGGCTATCTGGCCGCACCGGCCGCCGCCCGCGTCAACGGCCAGCTCCTCGTCGTACACGGCGGCATGGTCGCGATCGTCGAACGGCCGCGGGTGCGGGCCAAGTTCGACAGCAAGCAGGAGACCTTCACCTACGACGAGCTCGACGCGCTGCTCACCCCGCACTACGCGGACCGGCCGCCGGGGGAGACGTTCGCGGCGGCGGAGGTGCTGGGACTCAAGCGGAGCTGA
- a CDS encoding bifunctional RNase H/acid phosphatase — translation MREFIVEADGGSRGNPGPAGYGAVVTDAATGEILAEEAEYLGVVTNNVAEYRGLLAGLRAAHALDPTATVRVRMDSKLVVEQMSGRWKIKHPDMKPLATQSRSIFPPDQVTYEWIPREQNKHADRLANEAMDAGAKGEPWSPPASRAAAAASDSGKPAAAAGSRAAGAARVGAAAPPSEQRLKTPNEQQLSGAGGETPNEQQPSSAGGETLDEQRLSSAPGWSSAPDLGAPATFVLLRHGETPLTPQKRFSGSGGTDPSLSEAGREQARRVAEALARRGTIQTILASPLTRTRETAGVVAARLGLDVTIEDGLRETDFGAWEGLTFGEVRDRYPDDLNAWLADPEAHPTGGGESFAETATRLAVTRDKLIAAYAGRTVLLVTHVTPIKTLVRLALGAPPESLFRMELSAASLSAVAYYADGNASVRLFNDTSHLRP, via the coding sequence GTGCGGGAGTTCATCGTCGAGGCGGACGGCGGGTCGCGAGGCAACCCCGGGCCGGCCGGTTACGGCGCCGTGGTCACCGACGCGGCGACGGGGGAGATCCTGGCGGAGGAGGCCGAGTACCTCGGCGTCGTGACCAACAACGTCGCCGAGTACCGCGGTCTCCTGGCCGGCCTGCGCGCCGCCCACGCCCTCGATCCGACGGCCACGGTCCGCGTCCGCATGGACTCCAAGCTGGTCGTCGAGCAGATGTCGGGCCGCTGGAAGATCAAACACCCCGACATGAAGCCCCTGGCCACCCAGTCCCGCTCGATCTTCCCCCCGGACCAGGTCACCTACGAGTGGATCCCGAGGGAACAGAACAAGCACGCGGACCGCTTGGCCAACGAGGCGATGGACGCGGGGGCGAAGGGCGAGCCGTGGTCCCCGCCCGCATCCCGAGCCGCGGCCGCAGCGTCGGACAGCGGCAAGCCCGCCGCAGCTGCGGGCAGTCGTGCCGCTGGGGCGGCACGGGTGGGCGCAGCGGCACCTCCCAGCGAGCAGCGCCTGAAAACCCCGAACGAGCAGCAGCTTTCCGGCGCCGGCGGGGAAACCCCGAACGAGCAGCAGCCTTCCAGTGCCGGCGGGGAAACCCTGGACGAGCAGCGACTTTCCAGTGCCCCCGGCTGGAGCAGCGCCCCAGACCTCGGCGCCCCCGCCACCTTCGTGCTGCTCCGCCACGGCGAAACCCCCCTGACCCCCCAGAAGCGCTTCTCGGGCAGCGGCGGCACCGACCCCTCCCTCTCCGAGGCCGGCCGCGAGCAGGCCCGCCGGGTCGCGGAGGCGCTCGCGCGGCGCGGGACCATCCAGACCATCCTCGCCTCCCCCCTCACCCGCACCCGCGAGACCGCCGGCGTCGTCGCCGCCCGCCTGGGCCTGGACGTGACGATCGAGGACGGCCTGCGCGAGACGGACTTCGGCGCCTGGGAGGGACTCACCTTCGGCGAGGTCCGCGACCGCTACCCGGACGATCTGAACGCCTGGCTCGCCGACCCGGAGGCCCACCCCACCGGCGGCGGCGAGAGCTTCGCCGAGACGGCCACCAGACTCGCCGTCACCCGGGACAAGCTGATCGCCGCGTACGCGGGCCGCACGGTGCTGCTCGTCACCCACGTCACCCCGATCAAGACCCTGGTCCGGCTCGCCCTCGGTGCCCCGCCCGAGTCCCTGTTCCGCATGGAGCTGTCGGCGGCCTCCCTGTCGGCGGTGGCGTACTACGCCGACGGCAACGCCAGTGTCCGGCTCTTCAACGACACGTCCCACCTGCGTCCCTGA
- a CDS encoding MaoC/PaaZ C-terminal domain-containing protein encodes MPIDASRALAAEPRTGEISWTTKDVQLYHLGIGAGIPATDPDELRYTLESRLHVLPSFATVAGAGSPGVISGLSMPGVQVDLARVLHGGQSLEIHRPIPAQGTATATGRIAAVYDKGKAAVLVMRTEVADADGPLWTNDAQIFVRGEGGWGGDRGPSTRLEPPAGEPDRTVERHIREDQALLYRLSGDWNPLHADPDFAKRAGFDRPILHGLCTYGITLKAVVDTLLGGDVSRVRSYATRFAGVVFPGETLRIRMWQGEGGAVRVAVSAVEREDAPVLADTVVQHS; translated from the coding sequence ATGCCCATCGACGCAAGCCGAGCCCTCGCGGCCGAACCCCGGACCGGCGAGATCTCCTGGACCACCAAGGACGTGCAGCTCTACCACCTGGGCATCGGCGCCGGCATCCCCGCCACCGATCCCGACGAGCTGCGCTACACCCTGGAGTCCCGGCTGCACGTCCTGCCCAGCTTCGCCACCGTCGCGGGCGCCGGCTCGCCCGGCGTGATCAGCGGACTGTCCATGCCGGGCGTGCAGGTCGATCTCGCCAGGGTCCTGCACGGCGGGCAGAGCCTGGAGATCCACCGGCCGATCCCCGCCCAGGGCACCGCCACCGCCACCGGGCGCATCGCCGCCGTGTACGACAAGGGCAAGGCGGCCGTCCTGGTCATGCGCACCGAGGTCGCCGACGCCGACGGCCCGCTGTGGACCAACGACGCCCAGATCTTCGTACGCGGGGAGGGCGGCTGGGGTGGCGACCGCGGCCCTTCCACACGCCTCGAACCGCCCGCCGGTGAGCCCGACCGGACCGTCGAACGGCACATCCGCGAGGACCAGGCCCTGCTCTACCGCCTCTCCGGCGACTGGAACCCGCTGCACGCCGACCCCGACTTCGCCAAGCGCGCCGGGTTCGACCGGCCCATCCTGCACGGGCTGTGCACCTACGGCATCACGCTCAAGGCGGTCGTGGACACGCTGCTCGGCGGGGACGTGAGCCGGGTGCGGTCGTACGCCACCCGGTTCGCCGGGGTCGTGTTCCCGGGGGAGACCCTGCGCATCCGCATGTGGCAGGGGGAGGGGGGTGCCGTCCGGGTGGCCGTGAGCGCCGTCGAGCGGGAGGACGCGCCCGTCCTCGCCGACACCGTCGTCCAGCACTCCTGA
- the eda gene encoding bifunctional 4-hydroxy-2-oxoglutarate aldolase/2-dehydro-3-deoxy-phosphogluconate aldolase, translating to MTSPLPSPSAASALDLAPVVPVVVVSAAADAVPLARALVAGGLPAIEVTLRTPAALDAIRAIADEVPSAVVGAGTVLTPEQVGACTAAGARFLVSPGWTQGLLAAMRGSGVPFLPGVSTASEVVALLERGVREMKFFPAQAAGGTAYLRSLAGPLPQARFCPTGGIGPATAPEYLSLPNVGCVGGSWMIPADAVAAGDWPRIEELARSAARLGGVRDAGGTCR from the coding sequence ATGACCTCACCGCTGCCCTCGCCCTCGGCTGCCTCCGCACTGGATCTCGCACCCGTAGTCCCCGTGGTGGTCGTCTCCGCCGCCGCCGACGCCGTACCGCTGGCGCGGGCCCTGGTGGCGGGCGGGCTGCCCGCGATCGAGGTGACGCTGCGGACGCCGGCGGCGCTGGACGCGATCCGCGCGATCGCCGACGAGGTGCCGTCGGCGGTGGTCGGCGCGGGCACGGTGCTCACGCCGGAACAGGTCGGCGCGTGTACGGCGGCGGGGGCGCGGTTCCTGGTCAGCCCCGGGTGGACGCAGGGGCTGCTGGCGGCCATGCGCGGGTCGGGGGTGCCGTTCCTGCCCGGGGTGTCGACCGCCTCGGAGGTCGTCGCGCTGCTGGAGCGCGGGGTGCGGGAGATGAAATTCTTCCCGGCGCAGGCGGCGGGCGGTACGGCGTATCTGAGGTCGCTGGCCGGGCCGTTGCCGCAGGCTCGTTTCTGCCCCACGGGCGGGATCGGTCCGGCGACCGCACCGGAATACCTTTCGCTGCCCAACGTCGGGTGTGTGGGCGGGAGTTGGATGATCCCGGCGGACGCGGTGGCCGCCGGGGACTGGCCGCGGATCGAGGAGCTGGCGCGGAGCGCCGCGCGGCTCGGCGGGGTCAGGGACGCAGGTGGGACGTGTCGTTGA
- a CDS encoding zinc ribbon domain-containing protein, with protein MNAAPADQIRLLDVQALDVRLQQLAHKRKSLPEHAEIDALNKDLTQLRDLLVAAQTEESDTAREQTKAEQDVDQVRQRAARDQQRLDSGAVTSPKDLSNLQHEIASLAKRQGDLEDVVLEVMERREAAQERVTELTERVASVQSKIDDATARRAAAFEEIDGEVATVTKEREVVAGSVPADLLKLYDKLREQQGGIGAAKLYARTCQGCRQELAITELNEIRAAAPDTVVRCENCRRILVRTAESGL; from the coding sequence CTGAACGCCGCGCCCGCCGACCAGATCCGCCTCCTCGACGTCCAGGCCCTCGACGTCCGCCTCCAGCAGCTCGCGCACAAGCGGAAGTCGCTGCCCGAGCACGCCGAGATCGACGCGCTGAACAAGGACCTCACGCAGCTGCGCGACCTGCTGGTGGCCGCGCAGACCGAGGAGAGCGACACCGCCCGCGAGCAGACCAAGGCCGAGCAGGACGTGGACCAGGTGCGCCAGCGCGCCGCCCGCGACCAGCAGCGCCTGGACTCCGGCGCGGTCACCTCGCCGAAGGACCTGTCCAACCTCCAGCACGAGATCGCCTCCCTCGCCAAGCGCCAGGGTGACCTGGAGGACGTGGTCCTGGAGGTCATGGAGCGCCGCGAGGCCGCGCAGGAGCGGGTGACGGAGCTGACCGAGCGGGTCGCGTCGGTGCAGTCGAAGATCGACGACGCGACCGCCCGCCGGGCCGCCGCCTTCGAGGAGATCGACGGCGAGGTGGCCACGGTGACGAAGGAACGCGAGGTCGTGGCGGGTTCTGTGCCCGCTGATCTGCTGAAGCTCTACGACAAGCTGCGCGAGCAGCAGGGCGGCATCGGCGCGGCCAAGCTGTACGCCCGCACCTGCCAGGGCTGCCGCCAGGAGCTGGCCATCACCGAGCTGAACGAGATCCGCGCGGCCGCGCCGGACACCGTCGTACGCTGCGAGAACTGCCGCCGCATCCTGGTGCGTACGGCCGAGTCGGGTCTGTAA
- a CDS encoding ABC transporter permease: MLAYVRLEIRRTLRDTGFVIGGIAMPVMMYLLFTNLGGADTGWRTAGMVGMAAYGAVGCALNTGGAVAEDRAVGWLRQLRVTPMTPREVVQGRTLTGAVTVLPAIVAVLAAGGLVNGVRLAAWQWAALVLLLWLGSLPFTLLGLGNGYRLTGPATGVANMLLSLGLSVLGGLWFPVSLFPGWLRALSAYTPTRRFAELGTAVSDGHAPGAGAIIVLTVWLGLFGSYAVLSYRRRAGTI; encoded by the coding sequence ATGCTCGCCTACGTACGCCTCGAAATCCGCCGCACCCTGCGCGACACGGGCTTCGTCATCGGCGGAATCGCCATGCCGGTGATGATGTACCTGCTGTTCACGAACCTCGGCGGAGCCGACACCGGCTGGCGCACCGCGGGGATGGTCGGCATGGCGGCCTACGGCGCCGTGGGCTGCGCGCTGAACACCGGCGGAGCGGTGGCCGAGGACCGCGCCGTCGGCTGGCTGCGGCAGCTGCGCGTGACCCCGATGACCCCGCGCGAGGTGGTGCAGGGACGGACGCTGACCGGCGCGGTGACGGTGCTGCCCGCGATCGTCGCCGTGCTCGCGGCGGGCGGTCTGGTCAACGGGGTGCGGCTGGCGGCCTGGCAGTGGGCCGCGCTGGTGCTGCTGCTATGGCTCGGCTCCCTGCCGTTCACGCTGCTCGGCCTCGGCAACGGCTACCGGCTGACGGGGCCCGCGACCGGTGTCGCCAACATGCTCCTCAGCCTGGGGCTCTCGGTGCTCGGCGGTCTGTGGTTCCCGGTCAGCCTGTTCCCGGGCTGGCTGCGCGCCCTGTCGGCGTACACCCCGACCCGCCGGTTCGCCGAGCTGGGCACCGCCGTCTCGGACGGGCACGCTCCCGGGGCCGGTGCCATCATCGTGCTGACGGTGTGGCTGGGACTGTTCGGTTCGTACGCTGTGCTGTCGTACCGCCGCAGGGCGGGGACCATCTGA
- the yaaA gene encoding peroxide stress protein YaaA, giving the protein MLVLLPPSEGKANSGAGVPLKLESLSLPGLTAAREAVLTELVELCAGDEEKAREVLGLSEGLRGEVAKNAGLPAAGARPAGEIYTGVLYDALGLATLDTAAKRRAARSLLVFSGLWGAVRVTDRIPSYRCSMGVKLPGLGALGAHWRAPMAEVLPEAARAGLVLDLRSAAYAAAWKPKGEVAGRTATVRVLHAPTRKVVSHFNKATKGRMVRALLTAGAAPKDPAELVAVLRDLGYVVEAEAPRKAGTAWSLDVLVEEIH; this is encoded by the coding sequence GTGCTGGTCCTGCTGCCGCCGTCCGAAGGCAAGGCGAACTCGGGCGCGGGTGTCCCGCTGAAGCTGGAGTCCCTGTCGCTGCCCGGGCTGACCGCTGCACGGGAGGCGGTGCTCACCGAGCTCGTCGAGCTGTGCGCCGGGGACGAGGAGAAGGCGCGCGAGGTGCTGGGGCTGAGCGAGGGGCTGCGCGGCGAGGTCGCGAAGAACGCCGGCCTGCCGGCGGCGGGCGCCCGCCCGGCCGGGGAGATCTACACCGGTGTGCTCTACGACGCCCTCGGCCTGGCCACGCTGGACACGGCGGCGAAGCGGCGGGCGGCGCGCTCGCTGCTGGTCTTCTCCGGTCTGTGGGGCGCTGTGCGCGTGACGGACCGGATCCCCTCCTACCGTTGCTCGATGGGCGTGAAGCTGCCCGGCCTCGGCGCGCTGGGCGCGCACTGGCGGGCGCCGATGGCCGAGGTGCTGCCCGAGGCGGCCAGGGCCGGCCTGGTCCTGGACCTGCGGTCGGCGGCGTACGCGGCGGCCTGGAAGCCGAAGGGCGAGGTCGCGGGGCGGACGGCGACGGTACGGGTGCTGCACGCGCCGACCCGGAAGGTGGTCAGCCACTTCAACAAGGCGACCAAGGGCCGGATGGTGCGCGCCCTGCTGACGGCCGGCGCCGCGCCGAAGGACCCCGCCGAGCTGGTGGCGGTGCTGCGGGACCTGGGGTACGTCGTGGAGGCGGAGGCGCCGCGGAAGGCGGGCACGGCGTGGTCGCTGGATGTGCTGGTGGAGGAGATCCACTGA